One window from the genome of Alosa alosa isolate M-15738 ecotype Scorff River chromosome 15, AALO_Geno_1.1, whole genome shotgun sequence encodes:
- the msantd4 gene encoding myb/SANT-like DNA-binding domain-containing protein 4 produces MDFLQMKHLKRKRKSNYSVKETQTLIREIHKRRDVLFSRQQNTAINELKRRAWDEVADCVNALGEGELRTAAEVKRRYLDWRALMKRKQMRAELASGLKAGGEYEAPCLSPDNDASLSGGDQSLDVSGFAKEAACDWQDLSDLGEPSSHTPSGVKMEDDDANGYRLESDAGEVGEGEADGEEDDDDCFPSILPDIDREGRVPEVFAHIDEFGMLSSSKASSVSTGGRELGLGAGIGMGISGVGLGGAGLGVGLAGMGLGGAHESTGLLIALEKQRLDLEKHRLQVESERLGVEKERLLLEKERLRQAETERERVQLERERLQVERERLRLLMCQTTAAQHGLPSSTSTAAAATPSTSSTSSSLSSSSAPTSSTLEGSDKDRKPAWHPAVDLEAEKLKLEKERLLLEKERLQFFKFESGRLQIEKERLQVEKERLQLHKDGQQMALHQGH; encoded by the exons ATGGACTTCCTGCAGATGAAACACCTGAAGCGCAAGCGGAAGAGCAACTACAGCGTCAAGGAGACGCAGACTCTCATCCGCGAGATCCACAAGCGCCGCGACGTGCTCTTCTCGCGCCAGCAGAACACGGCCATCAACGAGCTGAAGCGCCGCGCCTGGGACGAAGTGGCCGACTGCGTCAACGCGCTCGGCGAGGGCGAGCTGCGCACCGCTGCCGAGGTCAAGCGCCGCTACCTGGACTGGCGCGCGCTCATGAAGCGCAAGCAGATGCGCGCCGAGCTGGCGTCGGGCCTGAAGGCCGGCGGCGAGTACGAGGCGCCGTGCCTGTCACCCGACAACGACGCCTCGCTCAGCGGCGGTGACCAGTCGCTAGACGTGAGCGGCTTCGCCAAAGAGGCGGCGTGCGATTGGCAGGACCTTTCTGACCTCGGGGAGCCGAGCAGCCACACGCCCTCGGGGGTCAAGATGGAGGATGATGATGCTAATGGCTACAGG CTGGAAAGCGACGCTGGTGAGGTAGGAGAGGGCGAAGCGGACGGAGAGGAGGACGATGACGACTGCTTCCCCTCCATCTTGCCCGACATCGACCGCGAGGGACGCGTCCCCGAGGTCTTCGCCCACATCGACGAATTTGGCATGCTCAGCTCCTCCAAAGCCTCCTCGGTCAGCACGGGGGGGCGGGAACTGGGCCTGGGTGCGGGCATCGGCATGGGCATCAGCGGCGTGGGCCTGGGCGGGGCTGGCCTGGGGGTGGGTCTGGCCGGCATGGGCCTGGGCGGCGCCCACGAGAGCACGGGCCTGCTTATCGCCCTGGAGAAGCAGCGGCTGGACCTGGAGAAGCACCGTCTGCAGGTGGAGTCCGAGCGGCTGGGGGTGGAGAAGGAGCGCCTCCTGCTGGAGAAAGAGCGCTTGCGGCAGGCCGAGACGGAGCGCGAACGCGTGCAGCTCGAGCGCGAGCGGCTCCAGGTGGAGCGCGAGCGGCTACGCCTGCTCATGTGCCAGACGACCGCTGCCCAGCACGGCCTGCCCTCGTCCACCTCCACCGCCGCGGCCGCCACGCCcagcacctcctccacctcctcctcactgTCCTCCTCGAGTGCCCCCACCTCGTCCACGCTGGAGGGGTCGGACAAGGACAGGAAGCCCGCGTGGCACCCGGCCGTGGACCTGGAGGCCGAGAAGCTGAAGCTGGAGAAAGAGCGCCTCCTGCTGGAGAAGGAGCGGCTGCAGTTCTTCAAGTTCGAGTCGGGCCGGCTGCAGATCGAGAAGGAGCGTCTGCAGGTGGAGAAGGAGAGGCTGCAGCTGCACAAGGACGGCCAGCAGATGGCACTCCACCAAGGACACTAA